The genomic region TCCCTTGCTATTTTTAATAATTCAAGTCCATCATATTCTAAGCCTTGGAAACTATAAGGTGATGTTCTTGGCTTGAATGCCCCACCTCTTAAAAAGCTTGCCCCTGACTTTTTAACTTCCTCAGCTATAAATTTTATTTGATCTTCACTTTCTACAGAACAAGGTCCCGCTATCATTGCTATTCTATTTCCGCCTATTTTTCTTCCATTAACATCAACCACTGTATTTTCTGGATGAAAAACTCTATTGGCTTTTTTGAAAGGTTCTTGAACTTTTATTACCTTTTCTACAATATCATGTGCTTCAATTTTTAATGGATCAATTTTTGTTGTGTCTCCTATGATTCCCAAAACTGTTAACTCCTTACCTATTACAGGACAAACATCTATGCCCTCTTTTTTTAATTCTTCTGTTAATTTTCTTATATCCTCTTCTCTAGTTTTTGCTTTTAATACTACAACCATTAATATGCCCCCTTTTATTATTGTTTTTTTATATAAAAAAGAGAACCCCAAAGAGTTCCCCAATAAAGCAATTTATAACTATACTTATATAGTTTCTAAATTTATTTAAAAAACTCTGCTGAAAGGGATTATTTTATTGTATAGAAAATAGCCAGCGCTAAAATAAAAGCCCCAGAAAGCAAAGTAAAAGCTATAAAATTTTGCTATTCCCTTTATAATACCTTTCATAATTTCCTCCGTATAAATCTAGAAAACATATACTTATATTTTATTTACATTTCTTATATTTTACTTATATTTTCTTACAATTATATATTTTATATAATTCTATATCAAATATTCTGATAATGTCAATATAAAGTTACTTTCTAAAATTATTTTTAATAAAAATTCTATAAGGAGGGCTGTCCACAACAACCCTCCTTATATTCATAGGATTTCAGTTTGCTGAAATTCCTACTAATTTTTAATTATGAATTGGATAAATTTATTTATCACCAAAATATCTGTTTAATAATCCTAAGAATGCCTTTCCATGTCTTGCTTCATCCTTGCACATTTCATGTACTGTGTCATGGATTGCATCTAAGTTTAATTGTTTAGCTAATGTTGCTAAATCTTTCTTTCCTTGAGTTGCACCGTATTCAGCTTCTACTCTTGCTTCTAAGTTAGCCTTAGTATCAGCTACAACAACTTCTCCTAGTAATTCAGCAAATTTTGCAGCATGTTCTGCTTCTTCAAATGCTATTCTCTTATATGCTTCAGCAACTTCTGGATATCCTTCTCTGTCAGCTTGTCTTGACATTGCTAAATACATACCAACTTCTGTACATTCTCCAACGAAGTTTGCTCTTAAACCTTCTATAACTCTTTCATCTACACCTTGAGCTACTCCTATTCTATGTTCGTCAGCCCATTTTAATTCTCCTGATTGTTCTACGAACTTATCTGCTCCAGCATGGCATACTGGACATTCAGCTGGTGCTGCTTCTCCTTCATAAACATATCCACAAATTGTACATACAAACTTTTTCATAAACTTACCTCCTAAAATTTAAATATTTTAATTTCAATATCATAAGAATTTATTTACACTAGGAATTTTTTAAGCAATCCCTTTTCATAGTCATTATTATATAATAGTAATTATCTGTTGTAAAGTGTTTTATAGTAAATTTTAACTTTTTTTATTTTTTATCTTTTTAATAACACCTTTCCTCTAAGTATAAAAGCTGCCATCTTATTAGAACCCTTATAAAAACTTATCACAAATATAAATAAGAGCCTCCCACTATAACTAATGTAGAAAGCTCTTATTTATATTTATATATTATTTAACTGCATTTTCCATATCCCTTAATACAACATCTGCACCCTTAAATCCAGGTCCTCCTATATACCAAGCAGTTGGTTCAACATAAATAATATGTCCATTCTTGTAAGCATCAGTGCTCTTAATTAAATCATTATCTAAAGTTTCTTGAGCTGTAGCTTTTCCTTCTCCGCTGCCTGTAGCATAAGTTCTATCTAATACTATTAAGAAATCCGGATTCTTTTCTTTAATGTATTCATTAGTTACTTCTTGTCCATGAGTTGCATCATCTATGTTTGTATCAATTGGTGTAAATCCAAATTCATTATAAACATATCCAAATCTTGAATCTGCTCCTTGAGCACCATAGGAACCTTCATTAACCATTAAGAATAAAGCTGTTGCATTTAAAGCCTTTGTCTTTGAAACTAATTCTTCTTTTCTTGCATTTATTGAAGCTAATTTTTCTTCTACTTCTGCTTCTTTACCAAAAAT from Clostridium isatidis harbors:
- a CDS encoding NADH peroxidase, producing MKKFVCTICGYVYEGEAAPAECPVCHAGADKFVEQSGELKWADEHRIGVAQGVDERVIEGLRANFVGECTEVGMYLAMSRQADREGYPEVAEAYKRIAFEEAEHAAKFAELLGEVVVADTKANLEARVEAEYGATQGKKDLATLAKQLNLDAIHDTVHEMCKDEARHGKAFLGLLNRYFGDK